In one window of Agrobacterium larrymoorei DNA:
- a CDS encoding GGDEF domain-containing protein has protein sequence MYVRSQSKESVGLGHLAAGFFLIATASTLSGIGKLVEGCEHEFALTGNFAGLAGYTTFWIGMCRISSQRIRQKEWLVLLLPLGACSLLLATGLYTIPVARTISFQLTAASLLFASAYVVLSDRLIEPLPVRKALSIAIIASAVLTLLVVVGNILPETSVGLSRNSFFVSIVCHFAIAFFVMALVKERAEERLRRLAELDVLTGVPNRHSFSSRLPDVMRQGDAIVMIDIDYFKRINDGFGHLAGDEVLARVARELSSRVRPMDSFARFGGEEFILYQPGIGMEEALAFADSTRQIVSTIKHNIDEQRVSATLSMGLAICEDKMSAPLALIKKADMALYASKASGRDQLTLYRAEDFESAAPLEGIRQAS, from the coding sequence ATGTATGTGCGTTCCCAGTCCAAAGAGAGTGTCGGGCTAGGGCACCTTGCTGCGGGTTTTTTCCTGATAGCAACGGCTTCGACCCTTTCAGGCATCGGGAAACTGGTTGAAGGTTGCGAGCATGAATTTGCATTGACCGGCAATTTTGCGGGTCTGGCCGGTTACACAACATTCTGGATCGGCATGTGCCGCATCAGCAGCCAGCGCATCCGGCAGAAAGAATGGCTGGTACTGCTTTTGCCATTAGGTGCATGCTCGTTGTTGCTCGCGACGGGCCTTTACACGATACCAGTCGCAAGAACGATTTCATTTCAACTGACGGCAGCTTCGCTGCTCTTCGCTTCGGCATATGTCGTGTTGTCCGACAGGCTGATTGAACCACTGCCAGTTCGCAAGGCCCTGTCTATTGCCATCATTGCATCGGCGGTGTTGACGCTTCTTGTGGTCGTCGGAAACATCCTGCCTGAAACCTCGGTCGGCCTGTCGCGAAACTCGTTCTTTGTCTCTATCGTTTGCCATTTCGCTATCGCGTTTTTCGTCATGGCCTTGGTGAAGGAGCGTGCGGAAGAGAGATTGCGCAGGCTTGCGGAGCTCGATGTTCTGACAGGCGTTCCGAACCGGCATTCCTTCAGTTCCCGCTTGCCGGATGTAATGCGGCAGGGCGATGCGATCGTGATGATCGATATCGACTATTTCAAGCGCATCAATGACGGTTTCGGGCATCTGGCTGGCGATGAAGTTTTGGCGCGGGTGGCCCGCGAGCTTTCGAGCAGGGTGCGCCCGATGGACAGCTTCGCTCGTTTCGGCGGAGAAGAATTCATTCTGTATCAGCCCGGAATTGGCATGGAGGAAGCGCTGGCTTTCGCCGATAGCACCCGGCAGATCGTGAGTACGATCAAGCACAATATCGATGAGCAGAGGGTTTCCGCCACGCTCAGCATGGGCCTTGCCATCTGCGAGGACAAAATGAGCGCGCCGCTCGCGCTGATCAAGAAAGCGGATATGGCGCTTTATGCCTCCAAGGCAAGCGGTCGTGATCAGCTTACGCTTTACCGGGCAGAGGATTTCGAAAGCGCGGCACCGCTGGAAGGCATTCGACAGGCGAGCTGA
- the mazG gene encoding nucleoside triphosphate pyrophosphohydrolase, translated as MEASKDISRLIEIMEALRQPETGCPWDVVQTFETIKPYTIEEAYEVADAIERKDMDDLCEELGDLLLQVVFHSRIAQEMGEFSFGDVVQAVTSKMIRRHPHVFAVSAADTPESVKLQWDQIKAAEKRERAERRASRGITEDFKAGFLGSIQRTQPALTEALKLQEQAARVGFDWSAPEPILDKIEEEIGELRQALAEGNPAKVTDELGDLIFALVNIGRHVKTDPENALRGTNTKFRRRFNHIETSLNASGSSLESATLEQMEELWQAAKAIERQLDTSRNG; from the coding sequence ATGGAAGCCTCGAAAGATATTTCCCGTCTCATCGAGATCATGGAGGCATTGCGCCAGCCAGAAACCGGGTGCCCGTGGGATGTCGTGCAAACCTTCGAGACCATAAAGCCCTACACCATAGAGGAAGCCTACGAGGTAGCGGATGCTATTGAGCGCAAGGATATGGACGATCTTTGCGAGGAACTGGGAGACCTGCTACTACAGGTCGTCTTTCATTCCCGCATAGCGCAAGAGATGGGCGAGTTTTCCTTCGGCGATGTGGTGCAGGCTGTCACCTCCAAGATGATCCGCAGGCATCCGCATGTTTTTGCTGTTTCTGCTGCAGACACGCCGGAATCGGTCAAGCTGCAATGGGATCAGATCAAGGCTGCGGAAAAGCGCGAGCGCGCCGAACGTCGGGCAAGCCGCGGCATTACCGAGGATTTCAAGGCGGGATTTCTCGGGTCGATCCAGCGCACGCAGCCCGCCTTGACCGAGGCCCTGAAGCTACAGGAACAGGCCGCCCGCGTCGGCTTCGACTGGTCCGCGCCGGAACCGATCCTCGACAAGATCGAAGAGGAAATCGGCGAACTGCGCCAGGCATTGGCTGAGGGCAATCCTGCCAAGGTGACGGACGAACTCGGCGACCTGATCTTCGCTCTGGTGAATATTGGCCGTCACGTCAAAACCGATCCGGAAAATGCGCTTCGCGGCACGAACACCAAGTTCCGCAGGCGCTTCAACCACATCGAAACATCGCTGAACGCTTCAGGCTCCAGTTTGGAAAGTGCTACGCTGGAACAGATGGAAGAACTTTGGCAGGCGGCGAAAGCTATCGAACGTCAACTCGATACGAGCCGGAACGGTTGA
- the hflX gene encoding GTPase HflX, with protein MRAVVLVPLLKQQRDAREATVTTPTRSTEAKLEKAKGLALAIDLTVTQGLIVPVSQPRPATLFGTGKIEEIGHLLDETDAGLVIVDHPLTPVQQRNLEKQWNSKVIDRTGLILEIFGRRASTKEGTLQVDLAHLNYQKGRLVRSWTHLERQRGGAGFMGGPGETQIEADRRLLQERIVRLERELEQVVRTRQLHRAKRRKVPHPIVALVGYTNAGKSTLFNRITGAGVLAEDMLFATLDPTLRRMKLPHGRTVILSDTVGFISDLPTHLVAAFRATLEEVLEADLVLHVRDMSDPDNAAQAGDVLRILSDLGIDEKVAEERIIEVWNKVDRLEPEAHDAIMQRAEGKANIRAVSAITGEGVDALMEEISKRLSGVLTETTIFLNVDQLPLLSWVYDNAIVDGREDREDGSVALDVRLSEMQGAELERRLGISAKAEPEDWER; from the coding sequence ATGCGCGCGGTGGTTCTCGTTCCGCTTCTGAAGCAGCAGCGCGATGCCCGTGAGGCAACCGTCACGACGCCGACGCGCTCCACGGAAGCGAAGCTTGAGAAGGCGAAAGGTCTGGCGCTTGCCATCGATCTGACGGTGACGCAGGGGCTCATCGTGCCGGTAAGCCAGCCGCGCCCGGCTACCCTGTTCGGCACTGGCAAGATCGAGGAAATCGGCCATCTGCTGGATGAGACGGATGCGGGTCTCGTCATTGTCGATCATCCGCTGACACCCGTTCAGCAGCGCAATCTCGAAAAACAGTGGAACTCCAAGGTCATCGATCGCACCGGTCTGATCCTGGAAATCTTCGGTCGCCGGGCTTCGACCAAGGAAGGCACGTTACAGGTCGATCTCGCCCACCTGAACTACCAGAAGGGCCGACTGGTTCGCAGCTGGACCCACCTTGAGCGCCAGCGCGGTGGTGCGGGCTTCATGGGTGGTCCCGGTGAAACCCAGATTGAAGCCGACCGTCGTTTGCTGCAGGAACGCATCGTTCGCCTGGAACGCGAGTTGGAGCAGGTGGTGCGGACCCGCCAGCTTCACCGTGCCAAGCGCCGCAAGGTGCCGCATCCCATCGTTGCGCTGGTAGGCTATACCAACGCCGGGAAATCGACGCTTTTCAATCGCATCACCGGTGCGGGGGTTCTGGCGGAAGACATGCTCTTTGCCACGCTCGATCCGACGCTTCGCCGCATGAAGCTGCCGCATGGCCGCACGGTTATCCTGTCCGATACCGTCGGCTTCATCTCGGACCTGCCGACGCATCTCGTCGCAGCCTTCCGCGCGACGCTTGAAGAAGTGCTGGAAGCCGATCTCGTCCTGCATGTTCGGGACATGTCCGACCCAGACAATGCAGCACAGGCAGGAGACGTTCTTCGCATCCTCAGTGACCTTGGAATCGATGAAAAGGTTGCCGAAGAGCGCATCATCGAGGTTTGGAACAAGGTCGACAGGCTGGAACCCGAAGCGCACGACGCCATCATGCAGAGAGCGGAAGGCAAGGCCAATATCCGCGCCGTCTCAGCCATTACCGGCGAGGGCGTGGATGCGCTGATGGAAGAGATTTCCAAGCGCCTTTCCGGCGTTCTGACGGAGACGACAATCTTTCTGAATGTAGATCAGTTGCCGCTTCTTTCATGGGTCTACGACAATGCCATAGTGGACGGGCGCGAGGACCGTGAAGATGGTTCCGTGGCGCTCGATGTGCGTCTGTCTGAGATGCAGGGAGCAGAGCTTGAACGCCGCCTTGGAATTTCGGCGAAAGCCGAGCCTGAAGACTGGGAACGATAA
- the cysG gene encoding siroheme synthase CysG: MSETPASHADERLTTFPAFFKVEGKRVAVFGNGDEAYAKVRLLSNTNAHIVAFADEPEVDYAAFLSKEQVSVTAQRFSPEQVEGMTLVFAATGDEALDRQIVDAARAKSIPANAVDQPGYCDFYTPGLVARAPLSVAICTEGAGPVLGQIVRARIDQMLAPSLGRLARLAVDYRDAAERTIAKGALRRNFWRRFFSGHVADAVALGDMDAAKRAAENLLQSPESPEGYVWLVGAGPGAEDLLTLRAQRVLMQADVIVYDALVPQEIVNMGRRDADRLSVGKRKGCHSKSQEDINKLLVSLGLEGKRVVRLKSGDPLVYGRAAEEMAALREAGIGYEIVPGITSAFAAAADFELPLTLRGVASSLIFTTGHDLAGDVLPDWARLAVSGATIAVYMGRSVAASVATRLMSAGLNADTTVAVIENASRSYRRLMHGTLKDLPDLEHRDELTGPVMVIIGDAVAGANFERSEALAVSPLRADLEQEYANG, encoded by the coding sequence ATGTCTGAAACACCTGCTTCCCACGCTGATGAGCGCCTGACGACCTTTCCCGCCTTTTTCAAGGTGGAGGGCAAGCGTGTTGCCGTATTCGGAAATGGCGATGAGGCCTATGCGAAGGTCCGTCTGCTGTCGAATACGAACGCTCACATCGTGGCTTTCGCTGACGAGCCCGAGGTTGATTACGCGGCCTTCCTGAGCAAGGAGCAGGTCAGTGTCACCGCGCAACGCTTCTCGCCTGAACAGGTTGAGGGCATGACCCTTGTCTTTGCCGCAACGGGCGACGAAGCGCTGGATCGCCAGATCGTCGACGCGGCTCGTGCCAAATCGATACCGGCCAATGCGGTCGATCAGCCCGGCTATTGCGATTTCTATACGCCAGGGCTCGTTGCGCGTGCCCCGCTTTCCGTCGCAATCTGCACCGAAGGGGCAGGGCCGGTTCTGGGCCAGATCGTGCGCGCCCGCATCGATCAGATGCTCGCACCTTCGCTCGGACGCCTTGCGCGTCTGGCCGTCGATTATCGCGATGCAGCTGAACGCACGATTGCCAAGGGCGCATTGCGCCGCAATTTCTGGCGCCGTTTCTTCTCCGGTCACGTGGCCGATGCTGTGGCGCTGGGCGATATGGATGCCGCGAAACGCGCCGCTGAAAATCTGCTTCAATCTCCGGAAAGCCCCGAAGGCTATGTCTGGCTCGTCGGCGCTGGCCCCGGTGCGGAAGATCTGCTGACGCTGCGTGCCCAGCGCGTTCTGATGCAGGCAGACGTCATCGTTTATGACGCCCTTGTGCCGCAGGAAATCGTCAATATGGGCCGCCGTGATGCGGATCGGCTTTCGGTCGGCAAGCGCAAAGGCTGTCACTCCAAGTCGCAGGAAGACATTAACAAGCTGCTGGTGTCTCTTGGGCTGGAAGGCAAGCGCGTGGTCCGTCTGAAATCAGGTGATCCGCTGGTTTATGGCCGTGCAGCCGAGGAAATGGCAGCGCTTCGCGAGGCTGGTATCGGCTACGAGATCGTGCCCGGTATCACGTCTGCTTTTGCGGCGGCGGCTGATTTCGAACTGCCGCTGACACTGAGAGGCGTCGCGTCGTCGCTCATCTTCACGACCGGCCATGATCTGGCTGGCGATGTGCTTCCCGATTGGGCGCGGCTTGCGGTCTCTGGTGCGACCATTGCCGTTTACATGGGTCGTTCCGTCGCTGCATCCGTTGCAACGCGCCTGATGAGCGCTGGTCTTAACGCGGATACGACGGTTGCCGTCATTGAAAATGCCAGCCGCAGCTATCGCCGGCTCATGCATGGCACGCTCAAGGATCTGCCGGATCTGGAGCATCGCGACGAGTTGACCGGTCCGGTCATGGTCATCATCGGCGACGCGGTTGCCGGTGCGAATTTTGAAAGATCCGAGGCGCTTGCAGTCTCCCCACTGCGCGCGGATCTGGAACAGGAGTATGCAAATGGTTGA
- a CDS encoding deaminase, whose translation MTEQSIASRLLDVIEHDILPLTARGVSLGNKVFGAAILRKSDLSLVLAETNNELENPLWHGEVHTLKRFYELGEKPNTKDLIFLSTHEPCTMCMSAITWAGFDNFYSFFSHEDSRDAFAIPHDLKILKEVFGLEPGGYRRQNAFWNSYFIADLVESEDEPLKTRLREQTARIKAIYNDLSTSYQSSKTDNNIPLN comes from the coding sequence TTGACCGAGCAATCCATAGCCTCCCGTCTCCTCGATGTTATCGAACACGATATCCTGCCGCTGACCGCCCGCGGCGTGTCGCTGGGCAACAAGGTCTTCGGAGCAGCCATATTGCGGAAGTCGGATCTGTCCCTCGTGCTGGCCGAGACCAATAACGAGCTGGAGAACCCGCTCTGGCATGGCGAGGTCCACACATTGAAGCGGTTTTATGAGCTTGGCGAGAAGCCGAATACGAAAGACCTCATCTTCCTTTCCACCCACGAACCGTGCACCATGTGCATGTCGGCAATCACTTGGGCGGGCTTCGATAATTTCTACTCCTTCTTCAGTCATGAAGATTCACGCGATGCTTTCGCCATCCCGCACGATCTGAAAATTCTGAAGGAAGTCTTCGGGCTGGAGCCCGGCGGGTATCGCCGCCAGAATGCGTTCTGGAACTCCTACTTCATTGCGGATCTGGTGGAGAGCGAAGATGAGCCGTTGAAAACCCGGCTGCGGGAGCAGACGGCGCGCATCAAAGCCATTTATAACGATCTCTCGACCAGTTATCAGTCGTCCAAGACCGACAACAACATTCCTTTGAACTGA